Within the Ignavibacteria bacterium genome, the region TGATTTCGTTAAGATTGGTGTAAATACTGTAATAGGGGAAAATACCGAAATACATTCTAATGTTTCAATCGGATTTGATGTTGTAATTGGAAATAATTGTGTAATAGAAAGTAACGTTTCTATTTATAACGGTAGTATATTAGGAAACAATGTAACAGTTCATTCTGGAACAGTTGTAGGAAGCGACGGATTTGGATTTGCGAAAGATGATAAAGGAACGTTTAAGAAAATATTGCAAAGCGGTATCGTAAAAATTGAAGATGAAGTTGAAATAGGAAGCAACTGCACTATTGACAGAGCTACAATCGGCGAAACGATTCTACGCAGAGGTGTTAAGCTTGATAACCAAATACAGATTGCTCATAATGTTGAAATTGACGAAGATACTGTTATTGCAGCGCAGGTTGGTATAGCAGGTTCAACCAAGATAGGGAAAAGATGCATGATAGGAGGTCAGGCCGGAATTGTCGGACACTTGACAATTTGTGATGATGTAATAATCGGTGCCTCAGTTGGTGTAGCCAAATCTATTACACAACCGGGTGTTTATACAGGATACAGAAGTAAGCCAATGAGGGAAGCATTAAAAGATGAAGTAAACATTAAAGAAATACCAAAATTAAAAGAGCGAATCAAAAAATTAGAAGATAAGAATAAATAGAAATGCTGATAAAACAAAGAACTATTCAAAATAGTGCATCCTTATCCGGAGTTGGTCTGCATACCGGCAATAAATCAAAGATGACATTTAAACCGGCTCCTGAAAATTACGGAATAAAGTTTAAGAGAATTGATCTCGAAAATTCACCGGAGATTCCTGCAGACATAGATCATGTTATTGATATTTCAAGAGGCACAACGATTGCTAAAGAAGGGGTAGAAATTCATACTGTGGAACATGTTCTCTCCGCAATTATGGGATGCGAGATTGATAATATTATCGTTGAACTTGATACTAATGAACCTCCGGTTATGGATGGAAGTGCAAAAGATTACGTTAAAACACTTCATAATGCAGGAATAATAGAGCAGGATGCCGACAGGGATTATCTTGTAATTGAGGATACAGTTCATTACCATACAGATGATGGTTTTGTTGATATTGTTGCTTTGCCTCTTAAAAACGACTTCAGAATTACTGTAATGATTGATTTCTTGAATCCCGCACTTGGTTCTCAACATTCAGGATTGTTTAATCTGAAAGAAGAATTCGAGAAAGAATTTGCACCTGCGAGAACATTCTGTTTTCTTAAAGAAATTGAAATGCTTGTTGACAATAATCTTATAAAAGGCGGATCGATTGATAATGCAGTCGTAATTGTTGACAAAGAATTTACGGATGATGAATTTGTAAAGATCAAGAAGAAACTCAATCTTGATCCTAAAATAACCATAGGTAAATCTGGGATATTAAATGATACCCATTTAAGGTTCAAGAATGAACCCGCAAGGCACAAGATACTTGACATGATAGGCGATCTTGCATTAATCGGTGCTCCGATTAAGGGACAAATATTAGCTGCACGTCCCGGTCATAAAGCTAACGTGGAGTTTACAAAAATGCTTCGTAAATTATATTTACAGAACAAAAGGGTGAAGAAATTTCAAATGCTAAAGTCTTCGAATGGTGTGCTTGATATTGAAGCAATTATGAAAATACTTCCTCATAGATATCCTTTTCTTCTTATTGACAGAATTCTTGATTTAGATGCAGAGAATAATAAAATTGTCGGGTTAAAGAATGTTACTTTTAACGAACCTTTTTTTGCTGGACATTTTCCTGTTAAACCGATTATGCCAGGAGTGCTTATTGTAGAAGCAATGGCACAGTGCGGAGGTGTATTGCTAATGCATACTATGGATGATATTGATGGTAAACTCGCATTTTTTACATCAATGGATAATGTGAAATTTAAGAAGCAGGTTATTCCTGGTGATCAACTTATCTTTGAGATGGAAATCCTATCATACAGAAGAGGATTTTGTAAATTAAAGGGAAAAGCCTTCAAAAGTTTTGTGGGAGGAGAACTTGCCGCTGAGGGTGAGTTTTCTGTAGCTCTGGTTGATAAACCAAAAATTGAAAATTAGAAAATATTAATATACTAAAATGAGAATCAATGATTCTCATTTTAGTATTAAATTAATTTGTATGTATTTAAATATCACTAAGAGCTTCAACTCCCGGTAGTTTCTTACCTTCAAGGAATTCCAGCGAAGCTCCGCCGCCCGTTGAAACGTGAGATACTTCTTTTTCAAGACCTGCTTTAGCTATTGCAGCAGCAGAATCACCTCCTCCGATAATTGTTACAGCACCATTCTTTGTCGCTTCAGCTAGAGCATTTGCTACTTCAAATGTACCATTAGCGAACTTATCCATTTCAAAGACACCCATTGGTCCGTTCCAGACTATAGTTTTTGAGTTTAATATAGCTTCCTTATATTTATCTATGGTTTCCGGTCCGATGTCCATTCCCATCCATTCTTTATTATCGTCAGAGAATTTATCGAATGCAACAATTTTTGTTTTTGCTGAGTTATCGAATTTATCAGCAATTACTATGTCAGATGGGAGAAGAAATTCTTTACCCGATGTCTTTACTTTTTCAAGTACTTCTTTGGCAAGCTCTACTTTATCTTCTTCGAGGATAGATTTCCCGATTTCAAGTCCCATGGCTTTGTAGAATGTGAACATCATACCTCCGCCTATGAGTATCTTGTCTGCAATCTTTAATAGATTATCAAGTACATCAATCTTACCGGATATCTTTGAACCCCCAAGAATAGCACAGAGTGGGCGTTTAGGATTATCAATTGCTGATGCCAGATATTTTAGTTCTTTTTCCATAAGATATCCTGCTGCACATTGTTTAATAAAGTGTGTAATCCCTTCTGTAGAGGCATGTGCACGGTGAGCGGTCCCAAAAGCATCGTTGACATATATGTCACCAAAAGACGCAAGTTTTTCTGCAAATTCAGGGACGTTCTTTTCTTCATCCTTATAGAAACGAAGGTTCTCAATCAAAAGTATATCGCCTTCTTTCATATTATCTATTACTATC harbors:
- the lpxD gene encoding UDP-3-O-(3-hydroxymyristoyl)glucosamine N-acyltransferase encodes the protein MKLSEIANIIGADLTGNPELEIRGPGKIETSSIDQITFISNPLYKRHYKTTKAGAIIVSKDFVFPTNRDDISILKVKDPYFAFVKLLELFEVKRIKNVGISSSSVIAEGVVVGKDVYIDDFVKIGVNTVIGENTEIHSNVSIGFDVVIGNNCVIESNVSIYNGSILGNNVTVHSGTVVGSDGFGFAKDDKGTFKKILQSGIVKIEDEVEIGSNCTIDRATIGETILRRGVKLDNQIQIAHNVEIDEDTVIAAQVGIAGSTKIGKRCMIGGQAGIVGHLTICDDVIIGASVGVAKSITQPGVYTGYRSKPMREALKDEVNIKEIPKLKERIKKLEDKNK
- a CDS encoding bifunctional UDP-3-O-[3-hydroxymyristoyl] N-acetylglucosamine deacetylase/3-hydroxyacyl-ACP dehydratase, which codes for MLIKQRTIQNSASLSGVGLHTGNKSKMTFKPAPENYGIKFKRIDLENSPEIPADIDHVIDISRGTTIAKEGVEIHTVEHVLSAIMGCEIDNIIVELDTNEPPVMDGSAKDYVKTLHNAGIIEQDADRDYLVIEDTVHYHTDDGFVDIVALPLKNDFRITVMIDFLNPALGSQHSGLFNLKEEFEKEFAPARTFCFLKEIEMLVDNNLIKGGSIDNAVVIVDKEFTDDEFVKIKKKLNLDPKITIGKSGILNDTHLRFKNEPARHKILDMIGDLALIGAPIKGQILAARPGHKANVEFTKMLRKLYLQNKRVKKFQMLKSSNGVLDIEAIMKILPHRYPFLLIDRILDLDAENNKIVGLKNVTFNEPFFAGHFPVKPIMPGVLIVEAMAQCGGVLLMHTMDDIDGKLAFFTSMDNVKFKKQVIPGDQLIFEMEILSYRRGFCKLKGKAFKSFVGGELAAEGEFSVALVDKPKIEN
- a CDS encoding phosphoglycerate kinase — encoded protein: MAKLTLDNLIERNLIKGKKVLVRVDFNVPLDESRKITDPKRINESLATINAITKNGGKCILMSHLGRPKGEKNPKYSLNVVAEFFASVLGKPVLFSDDCIGPDNKIVIDNMKEGDILLIENLRFYKDEEKNVPEFAEKLASFGDIYVNDAFGTAHRAHASTEGITHFIKQCAAGYLMEKELKYLASAIDNPKRPLCAILGGSKISGKIDVLDNLLKIADKILIGGGMMFTFYKAMGLEIGKSILEEDKVELAKEVLEKVKTSGKEFLLPSDIVIADKFDNSAKTKIVAFDKFSDDNKEWMGMDIGPETIDKYKEAILNSKTIVWNGPMGVFEMDKFANGTFEVANALAEATKNGAVTIIGGGDSAAAIAKAGLEKEVSHVSTGGGASLEFLEGKKLPGVEALSDI